Part of the Candidatus Zixiibacteriota bacterium genome is shown below.
CGCTCACCCGCGCGGAGCTGCGCTCCGTGTGAACTTCTCCCCCGCCGTTGCGTCGATGTCCTTCTGCACGGTTCTTTGAACCTCGCGATTGTGTTCCTCCCACGCCTTTCGACGCAGCCGTTGATATGCCTCCACCTCTCGCGACTGCTCGACCAGACGCAGACGAGCCTCCTCCACCCTGGTCGCCGCCTGCTGCACAGCCGTCTGCCGCTCCTGAACCCGTCGGTGGGCGGCATCGAGCGCGTTGCGGCCTAAGATCCAATCCGACGGACACGATGGTTTGTCGGCCAAGCGGAGATAGGACTCGGTCATCGAACCGTGCCGATCCTCTGCGGCGCGCAGTTCATCCTCGCGCATTCCCAGTTCGTGACGGGAACGACCCAAGGCGAGGGCGCACTGCCCCTTTTCTGCCACCTTGAGGCGCAACAGGCGCTGGAGACGAAAGTGGAACGGCTTCATGGTGCACACACGCCCGACGGATCGGCTCGCGGCGCTATTCGCCCGCGGTCGGGTCAAAGAGCGTTGGCGGGGACGTGGCGTTGACCAGCGAGGCCAGATGCTCCCATGCACCCGACGGATCGGCCGACTCGGCGACGTCTTGTCGCAGGAACGAGCGCAACCCTTCCATAGTGTCGATGGCGCGGTCGATCTTGGCGGAGGAACCCTTCTTGTAAGCACCGACCGCGATCAGATCCTCGGCATCGTGAAAGGTGGCTATCAGGTCGCGAACCTCACCGGCCAGAGTGCGCTCGGATGGCGTCAACACATCGGCGGCGACGCGCGAGATCGAGCCGAGAACATCGATGGCAGGATAGTGATTCTCCGAGGCCAGTCGCCGGGACAAGACGACATGACCATCCAGGACCGCACGGCAGGCATCGGAGATCGGCTCGGTGATGTCATCGCCCTCGACGAGGACCGTGTAGATCCCGGTGATGGAACCGCGCGCCGAGCGGCCGCATCGCTCCATCAGCCGCGGCAACAGCGCGAAGACCGATGGCGGGAATCCGCGTGTGGTCGGAGGTTCGCCGGCGGCCAGACCCACCTCACGCTGTGCCAGGGCCCAACGTGTGATTGAGTCGACCAACAGCATGACATCGGCGCCGCGATCGCGAAAGTGCTCGGCGATGGCCGTCCCGGTGACCGCCGCCTTGAGTCGCAAAAGCGCCGGCCGGTCCGAGGTGCAGACGACCGTTACGGCGCGCTTGCGCCCCTCGGCTCCGAGATCACGATCGAGGAAATCGCGCACCTCCTTGCCCCGTTCGCCGACCAGGGCGATGACGTTGACGTCCGCCGAGGAGGTACGCGCGATCATTCCCAGCAGCGTGCTCTTCCCGACTCCCGATCCGGCGAAGAGGCCCATGCGCTGCCCCTTCCCCATCGTCAGCAGGGTGTCGATCGCCCGGATGCCGGTCGAGATGCGTTCCGTCACACGAGGGCGGCTCAGCGGATCGGGTGGCGAGGCAACAAGGGGCTGTCTGTGCGCATTTGAGATCGGTTCCATCCCATCGACCGGATGGCCCAGCGCATCGACCACGCGCCCCAAGAGACCATCCCCGACCTGCACCGTCAGCGGCTCGCCGCTGGCCGTGACAATCCAGCCTGGTCCGATGCCCTGATGCTCCCCCAAAGGCAGGAGGAGAATCTTACCCTGACGGAAACCGACTACCTCCGCCGGGACAGATCGACGTCCTTTCAGGTCTTCCAGGCGGCAAAACTCTCCGACCCGGGCCGCCGGACCATCCGCTTCGACGGTCAGCCCCACCATCCCGACAACACGGCCCGTTGGCCGAATCGTCTCGGCACGCGCAATCGCGCTCAGATACCGATCCCAATCGACCGGCGCAAGCGGCATCTGGAAATCGAGGGTGCGCATCGCTTGATGAGGAGCACGCCCTGGGATCCGACATCGTCAGGGTGCTGTTGTGTCGCGCCTCGCAGGGGCTCTACTCAGTCGTCTCTGCCCGCGCGGTGATGCCCCGCTCCGGATCGGGTTTTCGAGCCGTGGTTCGTTCCGTGCTGTCGGCGGGTTGTACTGCATCCCAGAGCGCTCCGCGCAGAATCGCCAATTGCTGTTCGACGCGTGCGTCAATCACCCCGAGCGTGGTTTCCAGCACACACCCGCCGGGCCCGATCTCTTCATCCGGCAGCCACCGGACTTGGATCGAACCGGGCAAATTGACCGAAGCCGACGACTCTTCCCCGCGGATCAGCGCGAGGTCTTTCGGGTGGCAACGAACCGCGACCCGGTCGACATCACCGAGGCAGGCAAAGGCGTCACCCAGAGCCCGCGTGATCGTACCAGCCAGCGGCGGGCGATCAGCGAGGATTTCCTCGAGCGCACGGCAGACGAGTTCAACGATCTGTTTTTCGTAGGCGGCAAACCACTCTGCCCGTGTGCCTGCCAGGGTGGCCACCAGCTCGTTTGCAAATCGTGCGGTGCGGTCCAATTCCGCCGATGCCGCGTCGCGCGCCACGGCCGCGCCGTCGTTGTAGCCGTCGCGGTATGCCTGTTCCCGCGCCGCCTGGTGCTGTCTCTCCAAGGCCGCCAAGTGCCGTCGGTGACGTTCCTCCGCTTCCTGGACCGACTGCGGGCGAAGGTCGATTTCGATCCGTCCGCCGGACGAGCCATCGCCGACCCGGACGCGCCGCTCCGACACGAGCGTCGGGCGTCGAATGCGCTCAGAGAATGACATCGTCTTTGCCTCCGCGGCCGGCAACGACGACCTGCCCTTCCTCTTCGAGACGGCGAACCACTGCCACAATCCGTTCCTGCGCCTTCTCCACGTCCGACAGTCGCATCGGGCCCAAAAATTCGATTTCCTCCCGGATCATCGCCGCCACGCGTTCGGAGACGTTGGAGAAGATCTTCAACTTGATGTCCTCGGACGCCGCCTTCATCGCCGCGGCCAGTTCCTTCGTTTCCACTTCCTTCAAGACCCGCTGCATCGACCGGTCGTCGAGCAGCACCATATCTTCAAAGACGAACATCAGGTTCTTGATCTCGTTGGCCAACTGGGCATCCTCTCCCTCGAGCACCTTCATGATGCGGCGCTCCGTCGAGGTGTCGATGATGTTGAGGATCTCGGCGACCGTCTTGGGGCCGCCCGAGACCGACAGGTCCCGTGTCGTGGTGGCCTCAAACTGCATCGCGAGCACTTCCTCCAGTTGACGGAGGACATCGGGAGAGATCTTCTCCATCGTGGCCAGTCGCAGCACGACTTCGGTCTGCAATTCGGGGGCCAATTCCGCCAGAACAGCCGCCGCCTGCTGGGACGACAACTGCGTCAGGATCAGCGAAATCGTCTGCGGGTGCTCACTCTGCATCAGATTGATCAGCGTGCGTGGCTCGACATGCTTGAGCATGTCGAAGCCGGTCTTCTGCAAGGAGCCCTCCAGACGCATCAGAATCTCGCCGGCCTTGCTCCGTCCCAATGCCTCTTCGAGAAGACTACGGGCAAAATCGATCCCACCCTGCGCGACATACTGCCGCGCCATGAAGATCGTATGGCACTCCTTGATGACGCTCGCCTCCAGCTCGGGGGAGACATCCGGCATGTTGGCGATCTCGACCGTCAGACGCTCAATCTCGCTCTCCGTGAGATACTTGAAAACCTCGGCGGCGACCTCGCGTCCGAAGACGACGAGGGCCACGGCGGCCTTCTGTGCCGGGGTCAGAGCAACGGTCTCGGTTTCAGCGGCCGGCACGCTGCTACTCCACCATCAACGTCTTGATCACCTTGGCGATCTCCTGCGGGCGTTCCTTGGCCACCACTCCCATCTGGTCGGAGAGCTTGGCTTTCCGAGGCCCTGTAGAAATCGCCGTGATTGCCTCATCTTCGATCGTCGGCAACGGTGCCGCATGGCGCGGCTGGTAGGTCACCGGCGGTACGAGGTTCTTCAATGCGCGCAGCATCT
Proteins encoded:
- the fliJ gene encoding flagellar export protein FliJ — encoded protein: MKPFHFRLQRLLRLKVAEKGQCALALGRSRHELGMREDELRAAEDRHGSMTESYLRLADKPSCPSDWILGRNALDAAHRRVQERQTAVQQAATRVEEARLRLVEQSREVEAYQRLRRKAWEEHNREVQRTVQKDIDATAGEKFTRSAAPRG
- a CDS encoding FliI/YscN family ATPase, with amino-acid sequence MPLAPVDWDRYLSAIARAETIRPTGRVVGMVGLTVEADGPAARVGEFCRLEDLKGRRSVPAEVVGFRQGKILLLPLGEHQGIGPGWIVTASGEPLTVQVGDGLLGRVVDALGHPVDGMEPISNAHRQPLVASPPDPLSRPRVTERISTGIRAIDTLLTMGKGQRMGLFAGSGVGKSTLLGMIARTSSADVNVIALVGERGKEVRDFLDRDLGAEGRKRAVTVVCTSDRPALLRLKAAVTGTAIAEHFRDRGADVMLLVDSITRWALAQREVGLAAGEPPTTRGFPPSVFALLPRLMERCGRSARGSITGIYTVLVEGDDITEPISDACRAVLDGHVVLSRRLASENHYPAIDVLGSISRVAADVLTPSERTLAGEVRDLIATFHDAEDLIAVGAYKKGSSAKIDRAIDTMEGLRSFLRQDVAESADPSGAWEHLASLVNATSPPTLFDPTAGE
- a CDS encoding FliH/SctL family protein, translating into MSFSERIRRPTLVSERRVRVGDGSSGGRIEIDLRPQSVQEAEERHRRHLAALERQHQAAREQAYRDGYNDGAAVARDAASAELDRTARFANELVATLAGTRAEWFAAYEKQIVELVCRALEEILADRPPLAGTITRALGDAFACLGDVDRVAVRCHPKDLALIRGEESSASVNLPGSIQVRWLPDEEIGPGGCVLETTLGVIDARVEQQLAILRGALWDAVQPADSTERTTARKPDPERGITARAETTE
- the fliG gene encoding flagellar motor switch protein FliG, with amino-acid sequence MPAAETETVALTPAQKAAVALVVFGREVAAEVFKYLTESEIERLTVEIANMPDVSPELEASVIKECHTIFMARQYVAQGGIDFARSLLEEALGRSKAGEILMRLEGSLQKTGFDMLKHVEPRTLINLMQSEHPQTISLILTQLSSQQAAAVLAELAPELQTEVVLRLATMEKISPDVLRQLEEVLAMQFEATTTRDLSVSGGPKTVAEILNIIDTSTERRIMKVLEGEDAQLANEIKNLMFVFEDMVLLDDRSMQRVLKEVETKELAAAMKAASEDIKLKIFSNVSERVAAMIREEIEFLGPMRLSDVEKAQERIVAVVRRLEEEGQVVVAGRGGKDDVIL